The following are encoded together in the Lathyrus oleraceus cultivar Zhongwan6 chromosome 3, CAAS_Psat_ZW6_1.0, whole genome shotgun sequence genome:
- the LOC127131639 gene encoding uncharacterized protein LOC127131639, which translates to MSFPGIQESNLFTKHLKGSMNPERRNIHNYEFVEPQLAVLRGLGARLDLGHKDDFKEAYGNLLGVLNTEVNIIVVHTLVQFYDPPLRCFSFQDYQLAPTLEEYSHILGIRIKNQVPYIHTKEHPKYQDLAEALHMGKKEIELNLKPKRRIHGFTSKFLVDKTISFAEDGSWTTFNANLALLIYGIVLFPNMEEFLDLVSIHIFLTQNPIRTLLVDTYYSIHVRTQKKKGTIVCCSPLLYRWFILYLPKKGPFVKNKDNLKWSQQIMSLKAEDIPSYSRVYDGVKLILNCGDFPNVPLLGKKVGNNYNLRLALRQLGYPMVDKPDLRSVYGFVLYEWLEEPKLIKKIVKAFAYFCVSYV; encoded by the coding sequence ATGTCTTTTCCTGGAATCCAAGAATCCAATTTGTTTACCAAGCATTTGAAGGGAAGTATGAATCCCGAAAGGAGGAACATCCATAATTACGAGTTTGTGGAACCTCAATTGGCTGTATTAAGAGGACTTGGGGCACGTTTAGATCTGGGACACAAAGATGACTTCAAGGAAGCTTATGGTAACCTTTTGGGCGTTCTGAACACCGAAGTCAATATCATTGTTGTGCACACTctggtgcaattctatgatccacCATTGAGATGTTTTAGTTTCCAAGATTACCAGCTAGcgcctacattggaagagtacTCACATATTCTAGGTATTAGGATCAAGAACCAAGTTCCCTACATCCACACTAAAGAACATCCTAAATATCAAGATCTTGCTGAAGCTCTACACATGGGAAAAAAGGAAATAGAACTGAACCTGAAGCCAAAGCGTCGAATTCATGGCTTCACCTCTAAGTTTCTAGTGGACAAAACTATTTCCTTCGCTGAAGATGGGAGTTGGACGACCTTCAACGCCAATCTAGCTTTACTTATCTATGGGATTGTATTGTTTCCGAATATGGAGGAATTCTTAGACTTGGTTTCTATTCATATCTTCCTTACTCAGAATCCGATTCGTACTCTTCTTGTTGATACTTACTACTCCATCCATGTGAGGACTCAGAAGAAGAAAGGGACTATCGTTTGTTGTTCCCCTTTGTTGTATAGATGGTTTATTTTGTATCTACCCAAGAAAGGCCCTTTTGTTAAGAACAAAGATAACTTGAAGTGGTCCCAGCAGATCATGTCCTTAAAAGCCGAAGATATTCCTTCGTATTCTCGAGTTTACGATGGTGTCAAGCTCATCCTCAACTGTGGGGAttttcctaatgtgcctcttcttggtaaAAAAGTAGGAAACAACTACAACCTGAGGTTAGCATTGCGACAACTTGGATACCCTATGGTGGACAAACCTGATCTCAGGAGTGTATATGGTTTTGTCTTATATGAATGGCTCGAAGAGCCAAAATTGATCAAGAAGATTGTCAAggcttttgcatatttttgtgtgtcGTATGTTTga